The following proteins are co-located in the Pseudomonas antarctica genome:
- a CDS encoding alpha/beta fold hydrolase — protein MRLQTLSVNGIHLCVHIDGPENGRPIWLLHGFPECWHSWREQIPALTAAGYRVFAPELRGYGESSSPAEIADYQLLTLCADIQQAMDHFGHREVAMAGHDWGAVVAWHLALLEPERITRLITMSVPFAGRARRPVIEIMRELYADRFNYILYFQEPGVAEQELNADIERTLRLFMQDEDVFLQQKSANASLFAGVSTPSTLPHWCSREDLDIYLQAFTEHGFRGPLNWYRNFERNWQRTEFLAGRQVLQPTLFLIGDRDPVGVFEAHTLKRMPDSVPDLEQHVLANCGHWIQNEQGQRVNALMLAFLGRT, from the coding sequence ATGCGCCTGCAAACACTGTCCGTCAACGGTATTCACCTGTGCGTGCACATCGATGGCCCCGAAAATGGCCGGCCAATTTGGCTGCTGCACGGGTTTCCTGAATGTTGGCACTCCTGGCGCGAACAGATTCCTGCGTTGACCGCCGCCGGGTACCGGGTGTTTGCCCCTGAACTGCGTGGCTACGGCGAATCGAGTTCGCCCGCAGAGATTGCCGACTACCAATTGCTGACCCTGTGCGCCGACATCCAGCAGGCCATGGATCATTTCGGTCACCGTGAGGTGGCGATGGCAGGGCACGATTGGGGCGCGGTGGTCGCCTGGCACCTGGCGCTGCTGGAGCCTGAGCGCATCACTCGGCTGATCACAATGTCCGTGCCTTTTGCCGGGCGCGCCCGCCGCCCGGTGATTGAAATCATGCGCGAGCTGTACGCCGACCGTTTCAACTACATCCTGTATTTCCAGGAGCCTGGCGTAGCCGAACAGGAACTGAACGCCGACATCGAACGCACGCTGCGGCTGTTCATGCAGGATGAGGACGTGTTCCTGCAGCAGAAATCGGCGAATGCCAGCCTGTTCGCAGGTGTCTCAACCCCCAGCACATTGCCGCACTGGTGTTCCCGGGAGGATTTGGATATCTACCTGCAGGCGTTCACCGAACACGGCTTTCGCGGCCCGCTGAACTGGTACCGCAACTTCGAACGCAACTGGCAGCGCACCGAGTTCCTGGCGGGCCGGCAGGTGCTGCAACCGACCTTGTTCCTGATTGGCGACCGTGACCCGGTCGGGGTGTTCGAAGCCCACACCCTCAAGCGCATGCCCGACTCAGTGCCCGACCTTGAGCAGCATGTGTTGGCCAACTGCGGTCACTGGATCCAGAACGAGCAGGGGCAGCGGGTCAACGCGCTGATGCTCGCGTTTCTAGGCAGAACGTAA
- a CDS encoding sensor histidine kinase, whose amino-acid sequence MKLTLTQRLSVVFAVLLVICSGTSAWLQVRSNRMHELEVVQGLSRDLAAHIARDTQLMDADGLKPDAVRMLFSQLMLVNPSVEVYLLDIDGRVVGNAAPSGHLLRDHVDLAPVRRFLSGAMLPILGDDPRSVDGRKVFSAAPLKANGQQTGFLYVVLLGEAHDVYDAKDATGMALKIALWSIGLVALLCLMAGLIAFAWITRPLRQLTDKVGQFDINGAPKPAQAPPRELNSGDEIAVLDHAFVQMENRLGEQWRAITHQDQERREMVANISHDLRTPLASLHGYLETLSLKDASLSPEERRRYLGIALDQSRKVGGLAQSLLELVRLEHGFVQPVIEGFSLPDLVQDIFQKFELTAEARSITLTATLPPQVPTVLADLGLIERVLTNLLDNALRHTPVNGEVEVILSPEADGMGVTVSDSGPGIDPELREGLFLRAFTIGGARRDGGLGLRIVHRILQLHGRSIRLVDRPGHGATFTFCLETRASAR is encoded by the coding sequence ATGAAGCTGACCCTGACTCAACGCCTGTCAGTCGTGTTCGCGGTGCTGCTGGTGATTTGCAGCGGTACCTCGGCCTGGTTGCAGGTACGTTCCAACCGCATGCACGAACTGGAAGTGGTGCAAGGCTTGTCCCGCGACCTCGCGGCGCACATCGCCCGTGATACACAACTGATGGACGCCGACGGCCTCAAACCCGATGCCGTGCGCATGCTGTTCAGCCAGTTGATGCTGGTCAACCCGAGTGTCGAGGTGTACTTGCTCGATATCGACGGCCGCGTCGTGGGCAATGCTGCACCCAGCGGGCATTTGCTGCGTGACCATGTAGACCTCGCGCCGGTTCGACGCTTTCTCAGCGGCGCCATGCTGCCGATCCTCGGCGATGACCCGCGCAGCGTTGACGGGCGCAAGGTGTTCAGCGCCGCACCGCTCAAGGCCAACGGCCAACAAACGGGTTTCCTGTACGTGGTGCTGCTGGGCGAAGCCCACGATGTGTATGACGCCAAGGACGCAACCGGCATGGCGCTGAAGATCGCCCTCTGGTCCATCGGCCTGGTGGCGCTGCTGTGCTTGATGGCCGGCCTGATCGCATTTGCCTGGATCACCCGGCCCTTGCGCCAACTGACCGACAAGGTTGGCCAATTCGATATCAACGGCGCACCGAAACCTGCGCAAGCGCCTCCTCGCGAGCTCAATAGCGGCGATGAAATCGCGGTGCTCGACCACGCTTTCGTGCAAATGGAAAACCGCCTGGGCGAGCAATGGCGTGCCATCACCCATCAAGACCAGGAACGTCGGGAAATGGTCGCGAATATTTCCCACGACCTGCGCACGCCCTTGGCCTCGCTGCATGGCTACCTGGAAACCCTGTCCCTCAAGGACGCCAGCCTCAGCCCCGAAGAGCGCCGCCGCTACCTCGGCATCGCCCTGGACCAAAGCCGCAAGGTCGGCGGCCTGGCCCAGTCGCTGCTGGAACTGGTGCGCCTGGAACATGGTTTCGTGCAGCCGGTAATCGAAGGCTTTTCCTTGCCGGATCTGGTGCAAGACATCTTCCAGAAATTCGAACTGACCGCCGAGGCCCGGTCCATCACGCTCACCGCCACCTTGCCGCCACAGGTGCCGACGGTGTTGGCCGACCTGGGCTTGATCGAACGGGTGCTGACCAATCTGCTCGACAACGCCCTGCGGCACACGCCGGTGAATGGTGAGGTCGAGGTGATCTTGTCACCCGAAGCGGATGGCATGGGCGTCACCGTCAGCGACAGCGGCCCGGGAATCGACCCTGAGTTGCGTGAAGGCTTGTTCCTGCGGGCCTTCACCATCGGCGGCGCGCGCCGCGATGGCGGCCTGGGCCTGCGCATCGTGCACCGCATCCTGCAACTGCACGGACGCAGCATCCGCTTGGTGGACCGCCCCGGGCATGGCGCGACCTTTACGTTCTGCCTAGAAACGCGAGCATCAGCGCGTTGA
- a CDS encoding response regulator transcription factor gives MDQPKRVLVVEDDAHIADLICLHLRDEQFEVVHSADGNEGLRLLEQGGWDALILDLMLPGVDGLEICRRARAMTRYTPIIITSARSSELHRILGLELGADDYLAKPFSMPELVARVKALLRRVDAMARNLKMDAGSLELGPLFINPLTRDATLQGQRLDLTPREFDLLYFFARQPGKVFSRMDLLNAVWGYSHEGYEHTVNTHINRLRAKVETDPANPSLILTVWGRGYKFAESNP, from the coding sequence ATGGATCAGCCCAAACGAGTCCTCGTCGTCGAGGACGATGCCCATATTGCCGACTTGATCTGCCTGCACCTGCGCGATGAGCAATTTGAGGTGGTGCACAGCGCCGACGGTAACGAAGGCCTGCGCCTGCTGGAACAAGGCGGCTGGGATGCGCTGATCCTTGACCTGATGCTGCCCGGCGTGGACGGCCTGGAAATCTGCCGCCGCGCCCGCGCCATGACGCGCTACACACCGATCATCATCACCAGCGCGCGCTCCAGTGAGTTGCACCGCATCCTTGGCCTGGAGCTGGGCGCGGACGACTATCTGGCAAAGCCGTTTTCCATGCCGGAGCTGGTGGCGCGGGTCAAAGCGCTGTTGCGCCGGGTCGACGCCATGGCGCGTAACTTGAAGATGGACGCCGGCAGCCTTGAGCTCGGCCCGCTTTTCATCAATCCGCTGACCCGCGATGCCACCTTGCAGGGCCAACGCCTGGACCTTACGCCGCGCGAATTCGACCTGCTGTATTTCTTCGCCCGCCAGCCAGGCAAGGTCTTCTCCCGCATGGACCTGCTCAACGCCGTCTGGGGCTACAGCCACGAAGGCTACGAGCACACGGTGAACACGCATATCAACCGCCTGCGCGCCAAAGTCGAGACCGACCCGGCCAACCCGTCACTTATCCTTACGGTATGGGGCCGGGGCTACAAATTTGCCGAGAGCAACCCATGA
- the msrB gene encoding peptide-methionine (R)-S-oxide reductase MsrB, protein MYSRRQILLAGGGLGVAVLAGGLLKQLNMVAEVEAAETFEVNHTEAEWRSLLSAEQFAVLREEGTERPYTSPLNDEHRTGTFACAGCALPLFASSTKFDSHTGWPSFWQPLDNAVASHTDTSYGVVRKEIHCRRCGGHQGHVFDDGPAPTGLRYCMNGVAMTFTAA, encoded by the coding sequence ATGTACTCACGTCGACAAATACTGCTGGCCGGTGGTGGCCTGGGTGTCGCCGTCCTGGCCGGCGGCTTGCTGAAACAGCTGAATATGGTCGCTGAGGTGGAGGCCGCCGAGACGTTCGAAGTCAACCATACCGAGGCCGAATGGCGCAGCCTGCTGAGTGCCGAGCAATTCGCCGTGCTGCGCGAGGAGGGCACCGAGCGCCCCTACACCAGCCCCCTTAATGATGAACACCGCACGGGCACCTTTGCCTGCGCCGGTTGTGCGTTGCCGTTGTTCGCCTCGAGTACCAAGTTCGACAGCCACACCGGCTGGCCAAGCTTCTGGCAGCCACTGGACAACGCTGTCGCCAGCCACACCGATACGTCCTACGGCGTGGTGCGCAAGGAAATTCACTGCCGCCGGTGTGGCGGTCACCAAGGGCATGTGTTCGATGACGGCCCGGCACCTACTGGTCTGCGCTATTGCATGAATGGCGTGGCCATGACGTTCACGGCGGCTTAA
- a CDS encoding cytochrome c biogenesis protein DipZ codes for MWLLVLAYLGGVLTIVSPCILPVLPFVFARTGQPFMRSGLPLLAGMAVTFALVASLAAVGGGWVVQVNQYGRWLALLCVALFGLTLLLPQLSERLTRPLVAAGSRLSQAAGTDAKPRAGASFLIGVATGLLWAPCAGPILGLVLTGAALQGASIGTTLLLLAYAAGAATSLALALLVGGKVFGVMKRSLGAGEWLRRGLGALMLVGVAAIALGLDTGVLSRLSTASTGGLEQSLVDKLSAKPEQKGGAMMAGGAMMMAANHSDALPIEGTLPPLDGAVQWLNSPPLSAEALKGKVVLVDFWTYSCINCLRTLPYVKAWAEKYHDQGLVVIGVHAPEFAFERDVNNVTKAMKDLGITYPVAIDNNYKIWRAFNNQYWPAHYFADAKGQIRYHHFGEGDYAESERVIQQLLREAGAKDVAGGLIEADAKGVEQAPDVNEVQSPETYLGFQRAENFVTTGTLGTDSVVNYPAAGTLALNNWTLEGHWNVGGQQATLDQAGGRIVYRFHARDLHLVLGPAADGKPVRFKVTIDGQAPGDAHGTDVAPDGSGTVTEQRLYQLVRQRGAVQDRTFTIDFLDPHVAAYAFTFG; via the coding sequence ATGTGGCTTCTGGTTCTCGCGTACCTAGGCGGCGTGCTGACAATTGTCAGCCCGTGCATCCTGCCTGTTCTGCCTTTTGTCTTCGCTCGCACCGGGCAGCCGTTTATGCGCAGTGGCTTGCCGCTGTTGGCGGGGATGGCGGTGACGTTCGCCCTGGTGGCCTCACTGGCGGCGGTGGGCGGCGGTTGGGTGGTGCAAGTCAATCAGTACGGGCGCTGGCTCGCGTTGCTGTGCGTTGCCCTGTTCGGACTCACGCTGCTGCTGCCGCAACTGTCGGAACGCTTGACGCGTCCTTTAGTGGCCGCCGGCAGTCGCCTGTCGCAAGCCGCTGGAACGGACGCAAAGCCGCGTGCGGGCGCTTCGTTTCTGATCGGCGTGGCCACCGGTTTGCTGTGGGCACCGTGCGCGGGGCCAATCCTGGGGCTGGTGCTCACCGGCGCGGCGCTGCAGGGCGCCAGCATCGGCACGACCTTGCTGTTGCTGGCCTACGCCGCCGGTGCCGCTACGTCCCTGGCGTTGGCGTTGCTGGTCGGCGGTAAAGTCTTTGGCGTTATGAAGCGCTCGCTCGGTGCCGGTGAATGGCTGCGCCGTGGCCTCGGCGCACTGATGCTGGTCGGTGTGGCCGCCATCGCCCTGGGCCTGGACACCGGTGTGCTGTCGCGCTTGTCGACTGCATCCACGGGCGGCCTGGAACAAAGCCTGGTGGACAAATTGAGTGCCAAACCCGAACAGAAGGGCGGCGCGATGATGGCCGGTGGCGCGATGATGATGGCGGCCAATCACAGCGACGCGCTGCCGATCGAAGGCACGCTGCCGCCGCTGGATGGTGCGGTGCAATGGTTGAACAGCCCGCCGCTCAGCGCCGAAGCGCTCAAGGGCAAAGTCGTGCTGGTGGATTTCTGGACTTACTCCTGCATCAATTGCCTGCGCACCTTGCCGTATGTGAAAGCCTGGGCCGAGAAGTACCACGACCAGGGCCTGGTGGTGATTGGCGTACACGCCCCGGAATTTGCCTTTGAACGCGACGTGAACAACGTCACCAAGGCCATGAAGGACTTGGGCATCACGTACCCGGTCGCGATCGACAATAACTACAAGATCTGGCGCGCGTTCAATAACCAGTACTGGCCGGCGCATTACTTTGCTGATGCCAAGGGCCAGATTCGCTATCACCATTTTGGCGAGGGTGATTACGCTGAGTCGGAGCGGGTGATCCAGCAATTGCTGCGTGAAGCCGGGGCGAAAGATGTCGCAGGTGGTTTGATCGAGGCGGATGCCAAGGGCGTTGAGCAAGCGCCGGACGTGAATGAAGTGCAGTCGCCGGAAACCTACCTGGGCTTCCAGCGTGCCGAAAACTTCGTGACCACTGGCACTCTAGGCACTGACAGCGTGGTGAATTACCCGGCCGCCGGCACGCTGGCCCTGAACAACTGGACCCTGGAAGGCCACTGGAACGTTGGCGGCCAGCAAGCCACCCTCGACCAGGCTGGCGGGCGCATCGTCTATCGCTTCCATGCCCGCGACCTGCACCTGGTGCTGGGCCCGGCGGCTGACGGCAAACCGGTGCGATTCAAGGTGACGATTGATGGCCAGGCCCCGGGCGATGCCCACGGCACGGATGTGGCGCCCGATGGCAGCGGCACGGTGACCGAGCAACGCCTGTACCAACTGGTTCGTCAGCGCGGCGCCGTGCAGGACCGTACCTTCACCATCGATTTTCTCGACCCGCATGTGGCCGCCTATGCCTTCACTTTCGGCTAA
- the msrA gene encoding peptide-methionine (S)-S-oxide reductase MsrA — translation MKLLKFLPALAFAAFVGQSSAFSFGASEDAVIIAPPALDLPAEPGNLQTAVFAGGCFWGVQGVFQHVQGVKNAVSGYDGGAANTAQYESVSGGDTGHAESVSVTYDPSKVSYGKLLQIYFSVAHNPTELNRQGPDSGTQYRSEIFAQNAEQQKVAQAYIAQLEAAKAFNKPIVTKVEMGKAFYPAESYHQDFLTENPSYPYIVINDLPKVAQLKKLFPDQYRAEPVLVKNQ, via the coding sequence ATGAAACTGCTCAAATTTTTACCCGCACTCGCTTTCGCTGCTTTCGTCGGCCAAAGCTCGGCATTCTCTTTTGGCGCCTCTGAAGACGCCGTAATAATCGCACCACCTGCCCTCGACCTTCCCGCCGAGCCCGGCAACCTGCAAACGGCCGTGTTCGCCGGGGGCTGCTTCTGGGGCGTGCAAGGTGTGTTCCAGCACGTGCAGGGTGTGAAAAACGCCGTGTCCGGCTACGACGGCGGCGCGGCCAACACCGCCCAGTACGAGTCGGTCAGCGGAGGCGATACCGGCCACGCCGAGTCGGTGTCGGTGACCTACGACCCAAGCAAGGTCAGCTACGGCAAGCTGCTGCAAATCTACTTTTCAGTGGCCCACAACCCCACAGAACTGAACCGCCAAGGCCCCGACAGCGGCACTCAATACCGCTCGGAAATCTTTGCGCAGAATGCCGAGCAGCAAAAAGTCGCCCAGGCCTATATCGCCCAGCTGGAAGCGGCCAAAGCCTTCAACAAGCCGATCGTGACCAAGGTAGAGATGGGCAAGGCGTTTTACCCGGCGGAGTCCTATCACCAGGACTTCCTCACCGAGAACCCGTCTTACCCGTACATCGTGATCAATGATTTGCCGAAAGTGGCGCAGCTGAAAAAGCTGTTCCCGGACCAATACAGAGCAGAACCGGTGCTGGTCAAAAACCAGTAG
- a CDS encoding nuclear transport factor 2 family protein, translated as MSELKLHPAAAHSLQRWHAMLAAHDLKPLPELLAPDAVFRSPMAHTPYPGAPVVSMILNTVFKVFEDFAYHRELATGDGLSVVLEFSARVGDKQLKGIDLIRFNEQGQIVEFEVMVRPLSGLQALGEEMGRRLAPYLAKAKS; from the coding sequence ATGTCCGAACTGAAACTGCACCCCGCCGCCGCCCACAGCCTGCAACGCTGGCATGCCATGCTGGCTGCTCACGACCTCAAGCCCCTTCCCGAATTGCTGGCGCCCGACGCCGTCTTTCGCTCGCCCATGGCCCACACGCCCTACCCTGGCGCGCCCGTGGTGTCGATGATCCTCAACACCGTGTTCAAGGTGTTTGAAGACTTTGCCTATCATCGCGAACTGGCCACCGGTGACGGCCTGAGTGTGGTGCTGGAGTTCAGTGCGCGGGTGGGTGACAAGCAGCTCAAGGGCATTGATTTGATCCGCTTTAACGAGCAGGGGCAGATTGTTGAGTTTGAAGTGATGGTGCGGCCATTGAGTGGCTTGCAGGCGCTGGGTGAAGAGATGGGGCGGCGGTTGGCGCCATACCTGGCAAAAGCCAAATCCTGA
- a CDS encoding alpha-E domain-containing protein: MLSRTAADLYWMSRYLERAENLARMLEVSYSLSLMPQAGRSDGLDELAMSLLSSGTLDSYLERHKQLDAMRMLHFFALDEENPASIYNCLRAARGNAHAVRGRITADMWENLNATWLEMRSIAAGGLARHGISHFCDWVKQRSHLFRGATSGTIMRNDAYRFIRLGTFVERADNTLRLLDARYEMFGEESEEVSDLSARGYYQWSALLRALSSFEAYTELYPNALNARSVSELLLLRSDVPRSLHACIEELSHILADLPGSYGRTAQRLAAEFEARLRYTGIDEILEDGLHSRLTDFIDTVRELARAIHSSYLEVV, from the coding sequence ATGTTGAGTAGAACCGCCGCAGATCTGTACTGGATGTCCCGTTACCTGGAGCGCGCAGAAAACCTGGCGCGCATGCTCGAAGTCAGTTATTCGCTGTCATTGATGCCCCAGGCCGGGCGTAGCGATGGGCTGGATGAGCTGGCCATGTCGTTGCTCAGCAGCGGCACCCTGGACAGCTACCTTGAGCGTCACAAACAACTGGATGCGATGCGGATGCTGCACTTCTTCGCCCTCGACGAAGAAAACCCCGCCAGCATCTATAACTGCCTGCGTGCCGCGCGGGGCAATGCCCACGCAGTGCGCGGGCGGATCACCGCCGACATGTGGGAAAACCTCAACGCCACCTGGCTGGAAATGCGCAGCATCGCCGCCGGTGGCCTGGCCCGGCATGGCATCAGCCACTTCTGTGACTGGGTCAAGCAGCGTTCGCACCTGTTCCGGGGGGCGACCTCGGGCACCATCATGCGCAACGACGCTTATCGATTTATTCGCCTGGGCACGTTTGTCGAGCGTGCGGATAACACCCTGCGCCTGCTGGATGCGCGCTACGAGATGTTTGGTGAGGAGTCGGAAGAAGTCAGCGACCTGTCGGCACGCGGGTATTACCAATGGAGCGCCCTGCTGCGGGCCTTGTCGTCATTCGAGGCGTATACCGAACTGTACCCGAACGCGTTGAACGCGCGCTCGGTGTCCGAGTTATTGCTGTTGCGCAGCGATGTGCCGCGTTCGTTGCACGCCTGCATCGAGGAGTTGAGCCACATCCTGGCGGACTTGCCCGGCAGTTATGGGCGCACGGCGCAGCGCCTGGCGGCCGAGTTTGAAGCGCGCCTGCGGTACACGGGGATCGATGAGATTCTGGAGGACGGCCTGCACAGTCGGCTCACCGACTTCATCGACACCGTACGCGAGCTGGCCCGGGCGATTCATAGCTCCTACCTGGAAGTGGTGTGA
- a CDS encoding circularly permuted type 2 ATP-grasp protein, with protein MARSFFDEMNDAQGACRAHYQEFSRWLANTPPELLAQRRREADLLFHRAGITFTLYGDEQDTERLIPFDIIPRSIPASEWSVIERGCIQRVNALNMFLADIYHDQRIIKAGIIPADQVLGNEGYQKAMVGLDLHRDIYSHISGVDLVRDGDGTYYVLEDNLRTPSGVSYMLEDRKMMMRLFPEVFAKQRIAPVDHYPNLLLKTLKSASRLDNPNVVVLTPGRFNSAFFEHAFLAREMGVELVEGADLFVHDLKVFMRTTDGPKAVDVIYRRIDDAFLDPQAFNPDSMLGVPGLVAAYCAGNVVLANAIGTGVADDKSIYPYVPEMIRFYLDEEPILQNVPTFQCRKPDELSHVLAHLPELVVKETQGSGGYGMLVGPASTAAEIEDFRQRIRARPHAYIAQPTLSLSTCPTFVENGIAPRHIDLRPFVLSGKETRLVPGGLTRVALKEGSLIVNSSQGGGTKDTWVVEG; from the coding sequence ATGGCTCGATCTTTCTTTGATGAAATGAATGACGCACAAGGCGCTTGCCGTGCGCACTATCAGGAATTCTCCCGCTGGCTGGCCAACACGCCGCCGGAACTGCTGGCCCAAAGGCGCCGCGAAGCGGATTTGCTGTTCCACCGGGCCGGTATCACCTTCACCCTTTACGGCGACGAGCAAGACACCGAGCGCCTGATCCCCTTCGACATCATCCCCCGCAGCATTCCTGCCAGCGAATGGAGCGTGATCGAGCGCGGCTGTATCCAGCGGGTCAATGCGCTGAACATGTTCCTTGCCGACATCTACCACGACCAGCGCATCATCAAGGCCGGGATCATTCCGGCGGATCAGGTGCTGGGCAACGAGGGTTATCAGAAGGCAATGGTTGGCCTGGACCTGCACCGCGACATCTACTCGCATATCTCCGGTGTGGACCTGGTACGCGATGGCGACGGCACCTATTACGTGCTCGAAGACAACCTGCGCACCCCCAGCGGCGTGAGCTACATGCTCGAAGACCGCAAGATGATGATGCGCCTGTTCCCCGAAGTGTTCGCCAAACAACGCATCGCGCCGGTGGACCACTACCCCAACCTGCTGCTCAAAACCCTGAAAAGCGCCAGCCGCCTGGACAACCCCAACGTGGTGGTCCTGACCCCCGGGCGCTTCAACAGCGCGTTCTTCGAACACGCGTTCCTCGCCCGGGAAATGGGGGTGGAACTGGTGGAAGGCGCCGACCTGTTCGTGCACGACCTCAAGGTGTTCATGCGCACCACCGACGGCCCCAAGGCGGTGGACGTGATCTACCGCCGCATCGATGACGCGTTCCTGGATCCGCAGGCATTCAACCCCGACTCCATGCTTGGCGTGCCTGGCCTGGTGGCGGCGTACTGCGCGGGCAATGTGGTGCTGGCCAATGCAATTGGCACCGGCGTGGCCGATGACAAGTCCATCTACCCCTATGTGCCGGAAATGATCCGTTTCTATCTGGATGAAGAACCCATCCTGCAAAACGTGCCGACCTTCCAGTGCCGCAAACCCGATGAGCTGTCCCATGTGCTGGCCCATTTGCCCGAACTGGTGGTGAAGGAAACCCAGGGCTCCGGCGGCTACGGCATGCTGGTCGGCCCGGCGTCCACTGCGGCCGAGATCGAGGACTTCCGCCAGCGCATCAGGGCTCGCCCCCACGCGTACATCGCCCAACCGACCCTGAGCCTGTCCACCTGCCCCACCTTTGTCGAAAACGGCATCGCGCCACGGCATATCGACCTGCGCCCATTTGTGCTCTCGGGCAAGGAGACCCGCCTGGTGCCCGGCGGCCTCACGCGCGTGGCGTTGAAGGAAGGTTCGTTGATCGTCAACTCGTCGCAAGGCGGCGGAACCAAGGACACCTGGGTGGTGGAGGGCTGA